A region of the Dasypus novemcinctus isolate mDasNov1 chromosome X, mDasNov1.1.hap2, whole genome shotgun sequence genome:
tgtgcagagaatagacacagagaacagacagcaagcaagtggcaaggggggggataaataaattaaaaataaataaataaatcttttaaaaaaaagtcaatgaggggagtgagggaagcagaagtggctcagaTGACTGAGCTcttgcctatcacatgggaggtccatggttcagttcccggtgcctcctaaagaagacagcaagttggtgtgatgggcaggtgtggcaagctaacacaacaagatgatgcaacatgagacacaggaagaaaaacataatgagagacacaacaaagcagggaccagaggttccctgtgcttcctaagagaaaatgagcaagatagcgagctggtgcaacaagatgatataacaagaaacacaagaagaaaagaacataatgacacaacaaagcagagaatggagatggctcaaacgattaggtacctccctcttACATcagaggtcatgggttcagttcccagtgcctcctaaggacaCAGCACAAAGCAAGTACAtgcaatgggggtggggtggggtggggtggggtggggtggggtggggtggtggagtgtagaaataaataaataataatgaatcttttttaaagtcaatgaggggagcaaatgtggctcaagcagttgagctcccacctcccacatgggaggtcccgggtttggttcctggtgcctcctgaaaaaaaaaaaaaaaaaactaaaaacaaacaagcaaaacaaatgaagaaaccaactcaaggaagccaatgtggctcagtgattgagtgtcagcttcccataAATGaaatcctaggttcaatctccaacccctggtacctcaaaaaaaaaaagtcaatgagcTGCATACCTATGATATACACACTTCTCTGTATATACGTTTTaatttaatggtttaaaaagaagaggtggacagcaagggagggagaaggtggtACAGCTGCTGCCAGAATGAGGGGGCAAAGGCAGGGATTTTAAGATGTAGTACAGCCTCCTGATTGGCCAGAATGGAGGTTTCTCAAGATCATCAGAACTTGATGAGAAGGCAGAGCATAGAAAAATTCCAGGCATTCCTCCTCAAGTGTGGTAAACCTGAAGGGTATCAAACATTGGGGATGTTAGGGACACAAAGGGTAACAATACCAAATGTTTATCAAGCACATCCCATGTGCTAGTCTTTAAGTGAACAGAACACAGCTGAATACCTGTCCCTGTGAGGCTTACATCTTAGTCtagagtgagggggtggggatgagAATGTGTTTGCTTTCTGGGCCagtggtggggtctggctgcaatATGCTGAGGTTTATTATAGATGGTATTATCCCTGTATACTCAGTACTTGGTGGCTGGGATAATATGCTCTTTATACTTCCACAGTCCAAGAACCTGCAGGTGGGAGGATACAGAATGCTTCCTTTACACAGTATTTTCTGCTTTGGGACCTATCCTCAAGTTAGGAGACTATCCCCTACAAGGAAGCACTCAGGGGATGACGTTCCTTGCAGGAAAGTTCACACAGACAATGCTCCCACCTTAGCTACCTGAAGATTAGTCAGGGCTCTCCTCCTGAGACTCAAGAGCTAGGCGTAGGGGAATTACCTCTGGTGGTAGGTCCATTGGGCCAGATTTTCTCCTGGTAGCCAGTGACTGGGGGCTCCTACACTCTCTGAAATCAAAGCACGGACAAGCACATGAGTAGGTAGTGTGCATGAATGTGAATGCATGAGCTGGTGGGAGGGAGGGCAGCCATGAGGGAGAGAGGACAGAGATGCCAGATGCCAGGAGCATGAATGTGAGCCCAGACATCTAGACTTAACAGGGAGTTAAAAGAAACTCCCTGGAAAGAAACAGACAGCCAGAACCAGAGAATTCCCTACTCCATCTGTCAAGATCCAGAGAGTGAGCCTGAGAGAGTGAGCTGCCAGTGCAAGGCAGCCTATtccaagagagaaagggggaagaaaagacaagacTTCCTGCTtgggagacagagacagagacaaagagaaagagagagagagagaaaggggaaggggagacagaaacatacacacacacacggatgtgtagaagggaagagagaggcaTCCAGACTCACGAAGACAGAGGTAGAAAACTCCAAAGCCTAAAGAGAAACTGAAAAGGCACGGAAGGTGACAAACTCCCCTGCTCAGCAATAGAAAAGGCCTACTCTGCACACCACCCTCAATGCCAGGTGTCCCCAGCCCTTCTTCAAACTAAGGAGGTCCCTGTGTAGTAGCTTATCTCTAAAGAAGACTGCCATCAATTTCCTATATGCTACTCCCTCACTCAGGGGAGCCTTGAGCTACCATGTAAGAAGCCCAAGTTCTGTTGCTGGAGAGGGAGGCCACAAGGCGGAACACTGACGTGCCAGTCATGTGACTGGAGAAGTTTTGGACATCCAGCCCAATTGAGTCTTCAGAGGGCTCCAGCCACCATCTGACTGCAAACACCTGAGACTCCAAGGAAGCACCACCTAGCTGAGCCCTGCCAACCCACAAATCCATGAGAGAGAATAATAAATTGTTAAGTAACTACATTTTAGGGTGGTTTATTACATAGCAATAGATAACCAAAACACATAGAAAAGACTATGGTGGCCCTTTTGAGGCTTGTGACACCCTCCTTCCCCTCACAACAAAATCAACACCTACAAGACAGATTTTCAGTCCCTTTAATTCGGTGCTCTGAGGAGAGGACAGAATGGCGGGTgcgggctggggagggaggtgcTTCCTGAGCCCTACTCAGCAACTGGTCAGTCTTCATCTTCTGGCAGCTGGATTTTGCTAGGGTCGAAGCAGTTGGATTCCATGATGGGGAGGCCATTAGCTTCTCGGTACTTCACAAGCCTCTCAGCTTCCCGGCGGGCCCAGTCCCGCATCCTGGAGATGGCAGCAGCAGGAGTATATGTGAGGGAGCCTCACCAACACTCATCCCCCTTCAACCTCCACCTGTGCCTCTGCTCCCCCACCCATCCCACTCTCCCAGACATCCCATGCACCTGTAGTCAGGCAGGTACGCCACAAAGGTGCTGCCGAGGACGAGGACAACGGAGAAGCCAAAGAAGAAAACTGTTCGCATGTTCCAGAGGTCCACGACGGGGTCCTTGTCATAACCATGCGAGTCTGGGTTCTGTAGTAAGATGAGGAGGTATCAATGAGAGCTTCCTGCCGCTCCACAAAGCCTCACGCTGGCCCTTCATAACCTGGTCTGTAATCTGTAATCTCACCTCAGACCAATCTTCTCTTCCTCACTGCATTTCTCTCTATTTTTAGAACATGTCAAGCTCTTTcccaccacagggcctttgcactttctGATCCCGATGCTTTCCCCCCATATCTAGTCATGGCTggctcctcctcattcaaggttTTTGCTCAATCATCATTTCCTTTAGAAGGCATTCCCTAATCACCTTATCTATTAAGTTGAACCATAAAATATCACCATTTTTATAGGTCAAAGTGACCAAATACTGGCAATTTTCTGTGATTCAACCTAATAAAATAATCTGCAACCTCCATGTCACTCTCCATCTCCTTAATCTGCTTTACTTTCTTTCCAGCTACAATTATcattatttgaaattatattatttaCCAAAGTAACATTCCCTCCAGATCCTCTGTATCACATTAGCTTGTTATTATCTACATTACTTTATATTGATGTCTTCTAATATTTCACATGTTCATTTTCTGTCTTCCCACTATCACATAAGCTCTATGAAAGCAAGGGCTTTGTGTGATTTCCACACTACTGTGTCCCTAGGGCCCAAAACTGTGCCTGGCATACAACACATATTCAAGAACTAACAAAATAAGTAAGTATCTTGTATATCTAAGCCACTAAACCAGAAGTTAATTTTGATGAGGAACTTATTATGTACCAGGCCTTTTCACATACACAAACTTCACAATATCCCAGTAAGGCAGAAAGtggcaataataaataatatcttttagagcaggggttcttaaccttttttgttccacagacgcCTCTGCCAGTCAGTCAAAAACCACagtccccttactaagtccacactataatgtgttattatttaataaatatatcacacctgcaccaacacgtccccacaagaacgtttttttgaatttcaattcaagctcacggatccCTTGTTAACAACCACTGTTCTAGAGCTAAGTGAGTACTTACTAAGTGCCAACTGCTGTTCTGAGCATTTTGACTCATTTAATTTCATGAGGCAGGTgtagtattgtatttttttggagtCCTATCactttccccattttacaaagaaaCTGAAACACAAGGGGTTCAgcgacttgtccaaggtcacacagatgaATAACTGTCAAGgcctggattcaaacccagaccGTCTGACTTCGAGTCTCCACTATTAATACAGCACAACAGACCTGGTAGACCTAGGTTCAAATACTGATTTCCACCACGTACTCAGTTAACGTTAGCTTGGGCAAGCCACATAACATC
Encoded here:
- the NDUFB11 gene encoding NADH dehydrogenase [ubiquinone] 1 beta subcomplex subunit 11, mitochondrial, with the translated sequence MAARLLGLCARRLLAAAVTQGPPAARVRWESASSRAVVAPSAVAGKRPQEPTIHWQEDPDPEDENLYEKNPDSHGYDKDPVVDLWNMRTVFFFGFSVVLVLGSTFVAYLPDYRMRDWARREAERLVKYREANGLPIMESNCFDPSKIQLPEDED